TGACGGGCTCGCACGCCGATTCGCAGCCGACCGGCGGCCGCTACGACGGCATCTACGGCGTGCTCGGCGGCCTCGAAGTCGTGCGCGCGCTGAACGACGCGGGCATCGAGACCGAACGGCCGATCGATGTCGTGATCTGGACCAACGAGGAGGGCTCGCGCTTCGCGCCGGCGATGGTGTCGGCCGGCGTGTTCGCGGGCGTCTATTCGCTCGAATACGGGCTGTCGCGCACCGACGCAGCGGGCAGAACGATCGGCGACGAACTGGAGCGCATCGGCTATGCGGGCGCCGAGCCGGTCGGCGGCTATCCCGTGCATGCCGCGTACGAGCTGCATATCGAGCAGGGCGCGATTCTCGAACGCGCGGGCAAGACGATCGGCGTCGTGACGGCCGGGCAGGGGCAGCGCTGGTACGAGGTGACGCTGACGGGCATCGATGCGCACGCCGGCACGACGCCGATGGAATTTCGCCGCGATGCGCTGGTCGGCGCTGCGCGGATGATCGCGTTCGTCGATGCGCTGGGCCGCCGCCACGCGCCGCACGCGCGCGCGACGGTCGGCATGATCGACGCTCGGCCGAACTCGCGCAACACGGTGCCGGGCGGCTGCTTCTTCACGGTCGAGTTTCGTCATCCGGACGACGCCGTGCTCGACGAACTCGACGCGGCGTTGCGTGCGGAGCTGACGCGTATGGCCGCCGAAACCGGGCTCGGCGCGCAGATCGAACAGATCTTCACGTATCCGCCTGTGCCGTTCGCGGCCGCCTGCATCGACGCGGTGCGCGACGCGGCCGAATCGCTCGGGCTGTCGCACATGGACATCGTCTCCGGTGCGGGCCACGATGCGTGCTATATCGCGCGCGTCGCGCCGACCGGGATGATTTTCGTGCCGTGCGTCGACGGTCTGAGCCACAACGAAGCCGAAGCGATCACGCCGGAGTGGGCGACCGCGGGTGCGGACGTGCTACTGCGCGCGGTGCTCAAAAGCGCGCAGGAAACCGGCGCGTAACGGCGTCGTTGCCGCTAGCGCGGCGCTTTGCGGCGCGCGACGTAGGCCAGATACGCGACGATCTCGTCGAGTTCTCGATCGCTCAGCTGCGTCGGCGGGAACGCCGGCATCGCGCGGCCCGGCCAGTCGCGCACCGACGCCGGGTTGCGGATATAGCGGCGCAGCGCGGCCGGCTGGAAATAGTCGACGGGGTTCATCGGCGCGTTCAGGTCGGGGCCCGCGTGGCTGCTGCCGGCGCCGTCGATCCGGTGGCACGCGAGGCATTGCGTGACGAACAGGCGCTGGCCCGTGCGCGCGGGGGCGTCCGCAGGAACGGACGGATCGACGGCGAGCGACGGCCAGCGTGCGAGCGGCGCCGATTCGACGGTAATGCGCACGATCTGATACGGCCACTGTTCGCCGCGCACCGACGACGCGTGCGGCCCGACCCACACGAGATAGAACGGCCCGGCGCTCACGGGCTTGCCGGGCAGCTTCGGCCACGGGCGCGACGGATCCTCGACCGCGAGCCACGCGACCGCGCCGGCCGCCGCGCCGCGGCGCACGAGATCGAGCGGCAACTGCGCGGCGAAGCCGTCGGCGGCGCGCGTCTCGAGCACGCCATCGGCCGGCAGCGGCGCACCGCCGAACAGGTTCACGAACGGCACCGCGCGGAACGTCATCGGGCGGCCGTATGCGATGTCTTGCGGCACGTGGATGTCGATGGCGTCGGCGCGCGCGAGCAGCGCTTGCGGCGTCAGCATCTGCGGCGTGCCGTCGATGTCGAGTTCGAGCGCCGGCGCGGACTGCGCGAGCGCGCGCGGGCCGATCGCGTAGAGGATCAGCAACAGAAGCGAAAACCACCGACGCATGAGCATTCGTTCTCCGGGAAGCGGCGTTCCGGGCGGCGCGATGCGCGGCCGCGGGTGACGAAACGGGTCGGGCGACAGTCTATCCGCTTCGCGCGCTGCCCGCGATCCCGATTTCGATGGCCGCGATGTCGGCGCGTGCTCGGATGGAGGCCGGTGCGTCTGCAACGATCCACGCTGCATGCCCGATAGCACAATGTCGCCAGCCGCGCACCGGCAATGTCGGTAGACCGCGCGCGCCCATATCGGTCGATACCGGCCGCTGCGGTCGCGCGCCAGCGGATTTCCGACGATGCTCGACGCGCATCCGGACGTGCTCGGCCGGCATGCGCGCAGACGCACGCTCGACTAGCAGAGGGCGAAACGGGGCGGGCACTGCATCGTGCGATTCGGCGAGGCAGGCGCATGCAGGAGCTCGCCCGACCGTAGCGGCGGCGCGGCCCGCGCTACCGCGACGCGGGTCCGCGCACGCGCGCGCTCAATGCGTCGAGCATTGCGTATCGGCGGCCGACATCGACGTATTCAGCACCGGTCCGAAGTCGGCTTCGCGCGTGCCCGACGAGGTCAGCGACACGAAATGCATCGCGTCGCCGTTCGAGCGGAACGCCGCGATGCCGGTCGAGCCCCACGGAATCGGCGAGCGCTGCGAGCCGGTCACGGCGATCGCGGCAGGCCCAAGCGTCAGCGTCAGCAATCGCCCGTCGCGCGTCGGCACGTAAGCGCGGGATCCGTCGACGCCGATCTGCGCTTCGCGCACCGATGCGGGCAGGCAGTCGAGCGTCGCGGTGCGCTGACCGTCCGGCGCGACGAGCATGGCGACGCCGCGACCGGCCGAGGTCGTCGTCACGACGATGAAGCGGTCGATCGCCGGCACGTAGGCGGCCGAGTACACGTAGTACTGGATCGCGTCGTTCAGCGTGCCGAGCTTGTCGAGCTGCGCGGATACCGGATCGAACATCGCCGCTTCGAGCGTCGCGTCGGTGCTGCCCGGAATGAATTTTTGCCAGAGCAGCAGCGCCTTGCCCGGCGAGCCCGCGATCA
The sequence above is a segment of the Burkholderia multivorans ATCC BAA-247 genome. Coding sequences within it:
- a CDS encoding Zn-dependent hydrolase; the encoded protein is MRDEAQAGLRAAGPRVDGERLWASLERMAQIGATPKGGVCRLALTDLDRESRDLFVQWARDAGCTVRVDKMGNVFARRAGRRADAAPVMTGSHADSQPTGGRYDGIYGVLGGLEVVRALNDAGIETERPIDVVIWTNEEGSRFAPAMVSAGVFAGVYSLEYGLSRTDAAGRTIGDELERIGYAGAEPVGGYPVHAAYELHIEQGAILERAGKTIGVVTAGQGQRWYEVTLTGIDAHAGTTPMEFRRDALVGAARMIAFVDALGRRHAPHARATVGMIDARPNSRNTVPGGCFFTVEFRHPDDAVLDELDAALRAELTRMAAETGLGAQIEQIFTYPPVPFAAACIDAVRDAAESLGLSHMDIVSGAGHDACYIARVAPTGMIFVPCVDGLSHNEAEAITPEWATAGADVLLRAVLKSAQETGA
- a CDS encoding cytochrome c, with amino-acid sequence MLMRRWFSLLLLILYAIGPRALAQSAPALELDIDGTPQMLTPQALLARADAIDIHVPQDIAYGRPMTFRAVPFVNLFGGAPLPADGVLETRAADGFAAQLPLDLVRRGAAAGAVAWLAVEDPSRPWPKLPGKPVSAGPFYLVWVGPHASSVRGEQWPYQIVRITVESAPLARWPSLAVDPSVPADAPARTGQRLFVTQCLACHRIDGAGSSHAGPDLNAPMNPVDYFQPAALRRYIRNPASVRDWPGRAMPAFPPTQLSDRELDEIVAYLAYVARRKAPR